TTTGAGAAAATCTTTAGCGTAGTCCTTGACTAAATCTTTGAAAAATTCTTCGCTGATAATAGTTTTGACAAGAAATCCAACCGTTTTTTGACCTATCCAGAGAGTGAACCACTCAACTATCATACTCACGCCTGCTAAGTGCTTGACTACGAGTATATACACCTGTCAAAGAAATCTTTCCAGATTTCTAGATTTTTAGCTTAAAAGCGATGCTGGCTGAAGATTTGTTAAAAATAACTAATATACTATGCATGGATATTAGGAATAATTTTATGGTTCTACAAGTTAACCCCATCCAAAAAGAACCAATTGTTACTTGGGAAGCACTTCCAGCCGACTTCATTTTACCCGACGAGCCAGTGGAAAATATTCAACAACCCGCGATCGCTGCTGCGCTTACCGATGCTTTGGGAAGCACAGGACGCATCCAACCTCAAATGCTGATTGGCTCTAATTTTGGACTTGTAGCCACAGTCAACAAAAAAATCGTTGTCAAAGCACCAGACTGGTTTTATGTCCCTCAAGTACAGTCTGTGGGAACAAATGTAGTTCGTCGCAGCTACACCCCAAATTTAGAAGGCGCTGCTGTAGCTGTAGTGATGGAATTTCTCTCAGACACAGAAGGTGGAGAATTATCAGTCCGCTCAACTCCGCCCTACGGTAAACTCTATTATTACGAAAAGATTCTCCAAGTTCCAACTTACGTAACCTACGACCCTTACGAACCAAGCATAGAACTACGGTGCTTGCAA
This portion of the Nostoc sp. GT001 genome encodes:
- a CDS encoding Uma2 family endonuclease — protein: MVLQVNPIQKEPIVTWEALPADFILPDEPVENIQQPAIAAALTDALGSTGRIQPQMLIGSNFGLVATVNKKIVVKAPDWFYVPQVQSVGTNVVRRSYTPNLEGAAVAVVMEFLSDTEGGELSVRSTPPYGKLYYYEKILQVPTYVTYDPYEPSIELRCLQNGQYTLQQADANGRFWIPELELFLGIWQGERLCQTMNWLRWWDTEGNLLLWSSEQAEQERQRAEQERQRAEQERQRADILAAKLRELGIDPDA